One genomic window of Solanum dulcamara chromosome 10, daSolDulc1.2, whole genome shotgun sequence includes the following:
- the LOC129869752 gene encoding uncharacterized protein LOC129869752, whose translation MKWRTKEEITKQSMKEEIVKSMKEFHYTPDVVGLNYEDLCIHPDLDLTEGFKVPKFDTFSGTGNPLSHLRAYCDQLVGVGKNEALLMRLFSRSLRGEALEWFTSQEMKQWTIWNALAKDFIERFAYNVEIVPDHYSLEKIKQKSTESYREYAYHWRKEAGRVRPSMIEKEIIEVFVRNQEPGYYDRMLLLVGAKFAEVVKIGETIEDGLKTKRIIRVAIQTSSSVLFKKKKKDVSFNSDAHDRRIRRSPYFSSRKTSPSKIYPPSLKNPYPIFYVQPSYQTPPPNYLPSHYQTAQRPNFQTPAPFCRNPLNYHQVPPPLQNNYNLTQPNFENRSARSFTPLVESRTKLFERLRDVGIIHPIAPKSADTSSRFFRADQTCAYHSNSVGHDTEICVNLKHKIQDLIDWEVVTLQTAAPNVNNNPLPNHEGLNINMIGKDWNADSPNQI comes from the coding sequence ATGAAGTGGAGAACTAAAGAGGAAATAACTAAGCAGAGTATGAAAGAGGAAATTGTAAAATCTATGAAGGAGTTTCACTATACCCCGGATGTTGTTGGTTTGAATTATGAAGATCTGTGTATCCATCCAGATCTGGACCTTACAGAAGGGTTTAAAGTACCTAAATTTGATACTTTTAGTGGAACCGGGAATCCTTTGTCTCATTTGAGAGCATATTGTGATCAACTCGTAGGAGTTGGGAAGAACGAGGCATTATTAATGCGACTCTTTAGCCGAAGTTTAAGAGGAGAGGCCTTGGAATGGTTTACTTCTCAAGAGATGAAACAGTGGACAATTTGGAATGCTTTGGCTAAAGATTTCATCGAAAGATTTGCTTACAACGTGGAGATCGTTCCCGATCATTATTCTTTAGAGAAAATCAAACAAAAGTCTACTGAAAGCTATCGAGAGTACGCCTACCATTGGAGGAAAGAGGCTGGCAGAGTGAGACCTTCCATGATTGAAAAAGAGATTATTGAAGTCTTTGTACGCAATCAAGAGCCTGGGTACTATGACAGGATGTTGTTGCTCGTAGGAGCAAAATTTGCTGAGGTAGTCAAAATTGGTGAGACCATCGAAGATGGTCTTAAGACCAAAAGGATTATTCGTGTGGCTATCCAAACTAGTTCCTCAGttttgttcaaaaagaaaaaaaaagatgtgTCCTTTAATTCTGATGCGCACGATAGAAGGATACGAAGATCACCCTATTTTAGCTCTAGAAAAACCTCACCCTCCAAAATCTACCCCCCATCTCTAAAAAATCCCTACCCAATTTTTTACGTCCAACCGAGTTACCAAACTCCGCCTCCTAATTACCTACCTTCGCACTATCAAACTGCACAACGCCCAAATTTTCAAACTCCCGCACCTTTTTGCCGAAATCCTCTGAACTACCATCAAGTACCTCCACCCCTGCAAAATAACTACAACCTTACCCAACCCAATTTTGAAAATAGGTCTGCTAGGAGTTTTACTCCTCTAGTGGAAAGTCGGACTAAGCTATTCGAAAGACTGAGAGATGTAGGTATTATTCATCCTATTGCACCTAAATCAGCTGATACAAGCTCTAGATTCTTCAGAGCTGACCAAACATGTGCGTATCATTCGAATAGTGTAGGGCATGATACTGAAATTTGTGTCAATTTAAAGCATAAAATTCAGGATTTGATTGATTGGGAGGTCGTCACTCTCCAAACCGCTGCTCCCAATGTTAATAATAACCCTCTGCCGAATCATGAAGGGTTGAATATTAACATGATTGGAAAAGATTGGAATGCCGATAGTCCCAATCAAATCTGA